Proteins encoded in a region of the Chryseobacterium piperi genome:
- a CDS encoding pseudouridine synthase: MTNQSEGRERKTFGKSAPKRGGKDFDSRDKYERGSLKYGRRPSSGNERDEDRARSFVQKRRYNKIEKDVHKDTIRLNKYIANSGICSRREADELITQGLVEVNGKVVTEMGYQVEKTDKVVFDGQNITPEKPVYVLLNKPKGYISTTKDDKARKTVMDLVANASPYRVFPVGRLDRSTTGVILLTNDGHMTKKLTHPSFEARKIYHVTLDKKLTGEDMKLIAEGIRLDEGVANVDQISYIEGKPKTEIGIEIHIGWNRVIRRIFQRLGYEVEALDRVMFAGLTKKNIKRGHWRILTELEVNNLKML; the protein is encoded by the coding sequence ATCACTAATCAAAGTGAAGGAAGAGAACGAAAAACTTTTGGAAAATCTGCTCCGAAAAGAGGAGGTAAAGATTTTGACAGCAGAGATAAATATGAAAGAGGGAGTTTAAAGTACGGTAGAAGACCTTCTAGCGGAAATGAAAGAGATGAAGACAGAGCAAGATCTTTTGTACAGAAAAGAAGATATAACAAAATAGAAAAGGATGTCCATAAGGATACGATTCGTCTTAATAAATATATCGCAAACTCAGGAATCTGCAGCAGGAGAGAGGCTGATGAACTGATCACCCAAGGTTTGGTGGAAGTTAATGGAAAGGTAGTAACAGAAATGGGTTACCAGGTTGAGAAAACCGACAAGGTAGTTTTCGACGGACAAAATATTACGCCTGAAAAGCCGGTATATGTTCTTTTGAATAAACCTAAAGGATACATTTCTACAACAAAAGATGATAAAGCAAGAAAAACGGTAATGGATCTTGTAGCGAATGCTTCTCCTTACCGCGTTTTCCCGGTTGGAAGATTAGACCGTTCTACAACAGGTGTAATTCTTTTAACGAATGATGGTCACATGACTAAAAAGCTGACTCACCCTTCTTTTGAAGCGAGAAAGATCTATCATGTAACATTGGATAAGAAATTAACCGGTGAAGACATGAAATTAATCGCAGAAGGAATTCGTTTGGATGAAGGAGTAGCTAATGTAGATCAGATCTCATACATTGAAGGAAAACCTAAAACTGAAATCGGGATTGAAATCCACATCGGATGGAACCGTGTTATCAGAAGAATTTTCCAAAGATTAGGTTATGAGGTGGAAGCTTTAGACCGTGTTATGTTTGCAGGTCTTACCAAGAAAAACATCAAAAGAGGACACTGGAGAATCCTTACAGAATTAGAAGTAAACAATTTGAAAATGCTTTAA
- the aroB gene encoding 3-dehydroquinate synthase, giving the protein MITLLNDQFSQINAFLHEKSFSKIFILVDENTHEYCLPTLLGNMETDLAFEILEIEAGEEMKNIQTANQLWEILTEMQADRKALVINLGGGVITDMGGFVSSTYKRGIQFINIPTTLLSMCDASIGGKTGIDLMHYKNMVGTFTFPEQIFVYPQFLETLPFKELRSGFAEMLKHGLIADKTHWENLIQIQKLDVESVLTHIQTSMEIKQEVVNQDFHEKNIRKTLNFGHTIGHAIESSCLEQGNPVLHGEAVAAGMICETHLSHLEGLLSKEDAEIIISNIQRYYPYLDISDFTDEHLCALLLNDKKNTEKKINFSLLSGIGACVFDHECNQKNIEKSLHFYRKLNDA; this is encoded by the coding sequence ATGATAACACTATTAAACGATCAGTTTTCCCAGATCAATGCGTTTTTACATGAAAAATCTTTCAGTAAAATTTTCATCCTGGTTGATGAAAACACACATGAATACTGTCTTCCTACCCTTTTAGGCAATATGGAAACAGATTTAGCCTTTGAAATTTTAGAGATAGAAGCAGGTGAAGAGATGAAAAATATTCAGACGGCGAATCAGCTTTGGGAAATTTTAACCGAAATGCAGGCAGACAGAAAAGCACTGGTCATTAATTTAGGTGGTGGTGTCATCACAGACATGGGTGGTTTTGTTTCCTCTACCTACAAAAGAGGAATCCAGTTCATCAACATACCTACTACCCTTTTATCTATGTGTGATGCTTCTATTGGTGGAAAAACAGGAATTGATCTGATGCATTATAAAAATATGGTGGGAACATTTACTTTTCCGGAACAGATTTTCGTGTATCCTCAATTTTTAGAGACTCTTCCTTTCAAAGAGTTAAGAAGCGGATTTGCAGAAATGCTGAAACATGGCTTAATCGCTGATAAAACACATTGGGAAAACCTGATACAAATCCAGAAGCTTGACGTAGAATCTGTACTTACCCATATTCAAACATCTATGGAAATCAAGCAGGAAGTGGTGAATCAGGATTTCCATGAAAAGAATATCAGAAAAACACTGAATTTCGGACATACTATTGGACATGCCATAGAAAGCTCTTGTCTGGAGCAGGGAAATCCTGTTTTACATGGTGAGGCTGTTGCTGCGGGAATGATTTGTGAAACTCACCTTTCTCATCTGGAAGGTCTTTTATCCAAAGAAGATGCAGAGATCATTATCAGTAACATTCAGAGATACTATCCTTATTTGGATATCAGCGATTTTACAGATGAACACCTGTGTGCATTATTATTAAATGATAAAAAGAACACTGAAAAGAAGATTAACTTCTCTTTACTATCCGGAATAGGAGCTTGTGTATTTGATCATGAATGCAACCAAAAAAACATTGAAAAATCATTACACTTTTACAGAAAATTAAATGATGCTTAA